A stretch of Perognathus longimembris pacificus isolate PPM17 chromosome 1, ASM2315922v1, whole genome shotgun sequence DNA encodes these proteins:
- the LOC125365291 gene encoding LOW QUALITY PROTEIN: DNA-directed RNA polymerase II subunit GRINL1A-like (The sequence of the model RefSeq protein was modified relative to this genomic sequence to represent the inferred CDS: inserted 2 bases in 1 codon; deleted 1 base in 1 codon) — MSSLSRGFESPAPEDLGPRSLTELREMLRRQERLLRNEKFICRLPDKGKKVLGTVAKLKAAIAEREEVRGKSELFHPISLDYKLRQKAIAGVDVDVDKPQNSDQILDTSSPVPGCSPVDSIKSSETSSEKQGLVHPAHKGSEDTPEAEHTVSKGPVSSGRAKGPSSSGSIQHLSQHSAADRDISFSLDNLLIDSLQRITLAEQGELHSEENLSAENSTDLCSGTPKKPHYMEVLEMQAQNPVPLTHKFKTNMLPSQKNDPIGHCQRGEPPHPISSEEXRRDKQHLDDITAARLLPLHHLPTQLLSIEESLALQKQQKQSYEEMQAKLAAQKLAERLNIKMQNYNPEGESLGKYQEVKDVDAEQSSDDGF, encoded by the exons ATGTCCTCGCTGTCCCGCGGCTTCGAGTCCCCAGCTCCCGAGGACTTGGGGCCGCGGAGTTTGACGGAGCTGCGGGAGATGTTGAGGCGCCAGGAGAGACTTTTGCGCAACGAAAAATTCATTTGCAGATTGCCCGACAAAGGTAAAAAGGTCCTTGGCACTGTTGCCAAACTGAAAGCTGCCATTGCGGAACGTGAAGAGGTTAGAGGAAAAAGTGAACTGTTTCATCCTATTAGTTTAGACTATAAGCTAAGGCAAAAAGCGATCGCAGGAGTTGATGTGGATGTAGATAAGCCCCAGAATTCGGACCAAATACTTGATACTTCATCACCAGTTCCTGGCTGTTCT CCCGTGGATAGCATCAAGTCATCTGAAACCAGCTCAGAAAAGCAGGGACTTGTGCATCCTGCTCACAAAGGTAGTGAAgacactccagaggctgagcacACAGTGAGCAAGGGCCCTGTTTCCAGCGGCAGAGCCAAGGGACCTTCCTCATCTGGGTCTATCCAGCATCTctcccagcactctgctgcagATCGCGACATTTCCTTCAGCCTCGACAACCTGCTTATTGACAGTTTACAAAGAATTACACTTGCAGAGCAAGGTGAACTCCATTCAGAAGAAAACCTGAGTGCCGAGAACTCAACAGACCTTTGCAGTGGGACTCCTAAGAAGCCTCATTACATGGAAGTGCTAGAAATGCAAGCCCAAAACCCAGTGCCCCTGACACATAAATTTAAAACCAACATGTTGCCATCACAGAAGAATGACCCAATTGGTCATTGTCAGAGGGgagaacccccccaccccatttcttcAGAGGA CCGCAGGGATAAGCAGCATCTTGATGACATCACTGCAGCGAGACTCCTACCACTTCACCATTTGCCTACACAGCTGCTGTCTATAGAGGAGTCTTTGGCTCTTCAGAAACAGCAGAAACAGAGTTATGAGGAGATGCAAGCGAAGCTCGCAGCACAAAAATTAGCTGAAAGACTGAATATTAAAATGCAGAACTATAATCCAGAAGGAGAGTCTTTGGGGAAATACCAAGAAGTAAAGGATGTAGATGCTGAGCAGTCCTCTGATGATGGATTCTGA